AGCTGACGGCGTACGACCACCGGAGCGAGGACGAGCGCTCCTTCGCCGTCCACCGGATCGGCTCGGTGCGGCCCACCGACTGAGGTCGTCCGCCTGAGGCCTAGCCATAGCTAGGGCTCAGGCGGACGACCGTAGACTCGCGCGGTGAACGACGGCCCCCTCATCGTCCAGTCGGACAAGACCCTCCTGCTCGAGGTCGACCACCCGAAGGCCGCCGAGGCGCGGCGCGCGATCGCGCCGTTCGCGGAGCTCGAGCGCTCACCCGAGCACATCCACACCTACCGGCTGACCAACCTCGGCCTGTGGAACGCACGCGCCGCCGGTCACGACGCCGAGCAGGTGATCGACGCCCTGCTGGCGCACAGCCGCTACGCCGTGCCCCACGCGCTGCTGGTCGACGTCGCCGAGACCATGGCCCGCTACGGTCGCCTGGCCCTGGAGAAGCACGACGAGCACGGGCTGGTGCTCACCTCCACGGACCGCCCCGTGCTCGAGGAGGTGCTGCGCAGCAAGAAGGTCGCCGGCATGCTCGGTGCGCGGGTCTCCGACGACATGGTCGTCGTCCACGGCTCCGAGCGCGGCAACCTCAAGCAGGCGCTGCTCAAGCTCGGCTGGCCGGCCGAGGACTTCGCCGGGTACGTCGACGGTGAGGCGCACCCGATCGAGCTCGACCAGGACGGATGGGAGCTGCGTCCCTACCAGTCCGAGGCGGCGGAGTCGTTCTGGCACGGCGGCTCGGGCGTCGTCGTGCTGCCCTGCGGTGCCGGCAAGACGCTGGTCGGCGCCGCTGCGATGGCCCACGCGAAGGCCACCACGCTGATCCTCGTCACCAACACCGTCAGCGCACGGCAGTGGAAGGACGAGCTCGTGAAGCGCACGAGCCTGACCGAGGACGAGATCGGCGAGTACTCCGGCTCGGTCAAGGAGATCCGGCCCGTCACCATCGCGACGTACCAGGTGCTGACCCTGCGCCGGAAGGGCGCCTACCCCCACCTCGAGCTGCTCGACGCCCGCGACTGGGGCCTGATCGTCTACGACGAGGTGCACCTGCTCCCGGCGCCGATCTTCCGGATGACGGCCGACCTGCAGGCGCGCCGCCGCATCGGCCTCACCGCGACGCTCGTGCGCGAGGACGGGCGCGAGGGCGACGTCTTCTCGCTCATCGGGCCCAAGCGCTACGACGCCCCGTGGAAGGACATCGAGGCGCAGGGCTACATCGCGCCGGCTGACTGCGTCGAGGTACGCGTCACGCTGCCGCAGGGCGAACGCATCGCCTACGCGACGGCGGAGCCTGAGGAGCGCTACCGGCTCGCCGCGTGCACGCACCACAAGATCGACGTCGTCCGCCAGCTCGTCCGGCAGCACCAGGGACAGCCGACGCTGGTGATCGCGCAGTACCTCGACCAGATCGAGGAGCTCTCCCGTGCGCTCGGGAGCGCCGACGAACCCGCACCGACGATCACCGGCGAGACGACCGTGAAGGAGCGGCAGCGCCTCTTCGACGGGTTCCGTGCCGGTGAGATCGGGCTGCTCGTCGTCAGCAAGGTCGCGAACTTCTCGATCGACCTGCCGTCGGCCGAGGTCGCGATCCAGGTGTCGGGCTCCTACGGGTCGCGTCAGGAGGAGGCCCAGCGCCTCGGCCGCCTGCTGCGACCCGGCCGGGACGGCAAGGTCGCGCACTTCTACACGATCGTCAGCCGCGACACGGTCGACGCCGACTTCGCCCAGAACCGTCAGCGCTTCCTCGCCGAGCAGGGCTACGCCTACCGGATCGTCGACGCGGACGACCTCTGACGAGGTCCCCGGCCAGGCGGATTCGGGGGACGACACCACCGCAGCGCGGCTAGCCTCCGGCTGTGAAGCCCGCGTTCCGGCGTACCGCCGCCCTCGTCTGTGCCGCCGCACTGCTGCCGGTGGCGGGGTGCTCCCTCCCGCACGGCGCCCAGGCCGACCCGGGGCCGACGTTCCCGAAGGCATGGGACCCGAAGGTCCTTCCGTACGTCCACCTCGCCTCGAAGCTCCGCGACCTCGACTTCGAGCACCCGGTCGAGGTCGACTTCCAGACGCCCAAGGAGTTCGAGAAGGGGCTGAAGAGCGACAAGGGCGACCTCACCAAGGAGGACCTCGCGGACCTCCAGCACTGGACCGGGATGCTGCGTGCGCTGGGCCTGGTCCACGGCGACGTCGACC
The sequence above is a segment of the Nocardioides jiangxiensis genome. Coding sequences within it:
- a CDS encoding DNA repair helicase XPB produces the protein MNDGPLIVQSDKTLLLEVDHPKAAEARRAIAPFAELERSPEHIHTYRLTNLGLWNARAAGHDAEQVIDALLAHSRYAVPHALLVDVAETMARYGRLALEKHDEHGLVLTSTDRPVLEEVLRSKKVAGMLGARVSDDMVVVHGSERGNLKQALLKLGWPAEDFAGYVDGEAHPIELDQDGWELRPYQSEAAESFWHGGSGVVVLPCGAGKTLVGAAAMAHAKATTLILVTNTVSARQWKDELVKRTSLTEDEIGEYSGSVKEIRPVTIATYQVLTLRRKGAYPHLELLDARDWGLIVYDEVHLLPAPIFRMTADLQARRRIGLTATLVREDGREGDVFSLIGPKRYDAPWKDIEAQGYIAPADCVEVRVTLPQGERIAYATAEPEERYRLAACTHHKIDVVRQLVRQHQGQPTLVIAQYLDQIEELSRALGSADEPAPTITGETTVKERQRLFDGFRAGEIGLLVVSKVANFSIDLPSAEVAIQVSGSYGSRQEEAQRLGRLLRPGRDGKVAHFYTIVSRDTVDADFAQNRQRFLAEQGYAYRIVDADDL